The genomic interval CGATAAGCTCCTCTTTTTCCGCGTGTATGACAACAGATCCCTTTTTCACGCGGAGTAGCGCCCTTACCCCCACTTTACCTCTCCACACTACATCAGATCACAATAGTCCGGGTGCCCGTAATAGTAGAGAAAATCTCTATAATTGGCAATCTGTTCTATTTTTACTTTCCAGTCTGTAGCATACTTCCAACCTACTTCTCTTGCAGCTAGGTTTATCAGGCGGTCCAGCACATCATTCAAATTCCTTTGAAGCTGCGCTAAACTTTCATCTCTTAGGGTTGAGTGTAGCCCACAGAACTTAAGGCGCTTTATGAGAATTTTGCAACCTCGAAGCGTCGATATGATGTCGGAATCCACTTTTACATAACGTCTCCGTAAGTCAACAACCATGTCTGCAAGTAATAACCAGGCGTGTTGGATGTATTTTTCAGGTATCGGAAAGAGCTCCTTAGGAAGGGATGCCGGTCGTTCAAGCATATTCGCCCACCAAGTAGAATTTCCAATTCTACGGGGATATAAAGATCATGAAGATTATCATGAAGAAAATTTTGGCAAGAAAAATTGTCTATAAATCTTAAACTTACCGTATCGCTATTCTTAATTACCTAGTATAACAATTTTTATTGTCAAAAAATGAAAAACTCGAGCCCACTGATAGCCACACTTCAACGAGCTGCAACAAAAAGAGTGAACTTCTCTTGAGCATGTTCGCCGTACTTGCTCACCCTGTGAGAGAGAAGGTAATAACTGTACTGGGAGAAAGTGGCCCATTGAGCTATACCGAGCTTATGAATAGAGTGGGAATTAGGGAAACTGGAAAATTCAATTATCACCTTGAAAAAATCGCAACCCTCCTATCCAAGGAGCGTGGGCTCTACAGCCTCAACACGATCGGCTTGAAGATATATGAATTAACCAAAATTAAAAACGACCTTCTGGCCGGAAAGGCTGTAAAAAA from Candidatus Bathyarchaeia archaeon carries:
- a CDS encoding DUF2096 family protein — protein: MLERPASLPKELFPIPEKYIQHAWLLLADMVVDLRRRYVKVDSDIISTLRGCKILIKRLKFCGLHSTLRDESLAQLQRNLNDVLDRLINLAAREVGWKYATDWKVKIEQIANYRDFLYYYGHPDYCDLM